A portion of the Clostridium gelidum genome contains these proteins:
- a CDS encoding radical SAM protein, giving the protein MYDYPLYRPPSEGNSLIIQATLGCSHNKCSFCNMYKSKKFTIKAIEDIKNDISCFRQKYEHVERIFLADGDALILKTEDLKGILVYIKKLFPECSRVTLYGSPKSILLKTPQELSDLKDLGLSMIYMGVESGNDEVLKDINKGVSSEDLIKAAKKVKDANILLSVTVIAGIGGAERSKSHAIKTGEMISSMIPDYLGVLTLMVEEGTNLHNKIINKEFELLNDKEILNEIKLLIKYINVKEPIIFRCNHASNYISLSGNLPKDKEKLLTQINYYQDTNKLKQEEDRRL; this is encoded by the coding sequence ATGTACGATTATCCATTATACAGACCACCTAGTGAAGGAAATAGCCTTATAATACAAGCAACTTTAGGATGCTCTCATAATAAATGTAGCTTTTGTAATATGTATAAATCCAAGAAATTTACAATAAAAGCAATAGAAGATATTAAAAATGATATAAGTTGTTTTAGACAAAAATATGAACATGTAGAAAGAATATTTTTAGCTGATGGAGATGCTTTGATACTTAAAACAGAGGATTTAAAGGGAATATTAGTATATATAAAAAAATTATTTCCTGAATGTAGTAGGGTTACTCTTTATGGTTCCCCTAAATCTATATTACTTAAAACTCCACAGGAATTAAGTGATCTTAAAGATTTAGGATTATCAATGATATATATGGGCGTTGAAAGTGGAAATGATGAAGTTTTAAAGGATATTAATAAAGGCGTAAGTAGTGAGGATTTAATTAAGGCTGCAAAGAAGGTTAAGGATGCAAATATATTATTGTCAGTAACGGTTATAGCTGGAATTGGTGGAGCAGAGCGCAGTAAAAGTCATGCAATTAAAACTGGTGAAATGATAAGCAGTATGATTCCAGATTATTTAGGTGTATTGACTCTTATGGTTGAGGAAGGAACTAATTTGCATAATAAAATTATAAATAAAGAATTTGAACTTTTAAATGACAAAGAGATTTTAAATGAGATTAAGCTTTTAATAAAGTACATTAATGTAAAAGAACCAATAATATTTAGATGCAATCATGCATCAAATTATATTTCATTAAGTGGAAATTTACCTAAAGATAAAGAAAAATTATTAACTCAAATAAACTATTATCAAGATACAAATAAACTGAAACAAGAAGAGGACAGAAGACTTTAA
- a CDS encoding methyl-accepting chemotaxis protein, with protein MNTEESSIITFNKKTLKFVLIFYVALCTMALLFFSALKLFGFNDSININSLIIQGIAVLIYAIVLRICYKCTLTENGFNIKAFKITKIMILILTYFQYLFLNFTMHLNSIWFMIFYFVILGALFFDLKMITISIILSIICQIVVVANNPSIFLDNQFHIAEVAMRIITISLTLSIIFMVVYFAAKLLESIGEKEIEIKEENQKLLYLFKNIGEMSTSVLESSENLSVAIEEQTSSLLEVSATSHSVSKASDEMLDKSNKNKEILSTLLSANEVVVSRTKDSEDKIKEFINMTDKNQISLNDTLVIINDIKDSIEDTFESTKELEQKSRQVDEILTLIGDISEQTNLLALNASIEAARAGEYGKGFAVVAEEIKTLAEGTKESLTQVSSIVGELKSKINIVQEQMTHNNEKSQAGNNIINETVQGLNSMTSDLKLFSNNIMDISKASTTLLTETKNVVKFNEEVGNITKDTISKYEMVTEAVTQSASTSEEIEASINELRNVAEDMNKLIK; from the coding sequence ATGAATACAGAAGAAAGCTCTATAATAACTTTTAATAAAAAAACCCTTAAATTTGTACTAATATTTTATGTGGCATTGTGTACTATGGCATTATTATTTTTTAGCGCATTAAAATTGTTTGGATTTAATGATAGTATAAATATAAATTCTTTGATTATTCAAGGAATAGCTGTTTTAATTTATGCTATAGTACTTCGAATATGTTATAAATGTACACTTACTGAAAATGGTTTCAACATAAAAGCGTTTAAGATAACAAAGATTATGATTTTAATATTAACTTATTTTCAGTATTTATTTTTGAATTTTACGATGCATTTAAATTCCATATGGTTTATGATTTTCTATTTCGTCATTCTTGGAGCATTATTTTTTGATTTAAAAATGATTACGATATCAATAATTTTAAGTATTATTTGTCAAATAGTAGTAGTTGCAAATAATCCTTCAATTTTTTTAGATAATCAATTTCATATAGCAGAAGTAGCTATGAGAATAATTACTATTTCTTTAACTTTATCAATAATCTTTATGGTTGTATATTTTGCAGCTAAGCTATTAGAATCAATTGGTGAAAAAGAAATTGAAATCAAAGAAGAAAATCAAAAATTATTATATTTATTTAAAAATATAGGTGAAATGTCTACTTCTGTTTTGGAATCAAGTGAAAACTTAAGTGTTGCTATTGAAGAGCAAACAAGTTCACTTCTGGAAGTTTCAGCAACAAGCCATTCGGTATCAAAAGCTTCTGATGAAATGCTTGATAAATCAAATAAGAATAAAGAGATATTAAGCACTTTATTAAGTGCTAATGAGGTAGTTGTGAGTAGAACAAAAGATAGTGAGGATAAAATAAAGGAATTTATCAATATGACAGATAAAAACCAGATATCTTTAAATGATACTCTCGTAATTATTAATGATATAAAAGATAGTATAGAAGATACGTTTGAGTCTACAAAAGAGCTGGAACAAAAATCACGACAAGTAGATGAAATATTAACTCTTATTGGAGATATATCAGAACAAACAAATCTTCTTGCTTTAAATGCATCAATTGAAGCAGCAAGAGCAGGTGAATATGGTAAAGGGTTTGCAGTAGTAGCAGAAGAAATAAAAACATTAGCTGAAGGAACAAAGGAATCACTTACTCAAGTAAGTTCAATTGTAGGTGAGTTAAAAAGTAAAATTAACATAGTTCAAGAACAAATGACTCATAACAACGAAAAATCTCAAGCGGGAAATAATATTATTAATGAAACAGTTCAAGGATTAAATAGTATGACTTCGGATTTGAAATTATTTAGTAATAATATTATGGATATAAGTAAAGCTTCTACTACATTACTTACAGAAACTAAAAATGTAGTTAAATTTAATGAAGAAGTAGGCAATATAACAAAAGATACAATATCAAAATATGAAATGGTAACAGAAGCAGTAACACAAAGTGCTTCTACTAGTGAAGAAATTGAGGCTAGTATTAATGAACTTAGAAATGTTGCTGAAGATATGAATAAACTTATTAAATAA
- a CDS encoding GerMN domain-containing protein: MVSEMNVGAVYESMILQSITNTLGTYYGVEKVYITIEGELYGSGHIIKEKGETFTVD, translated from the coding sequence TTGGTTAGCGAAATGAATGTAGGTGCAGTTTATGAAAGTATGATTTTACAAAGTATTACTAATACACTTGGAACTTATTATGGTGTGGAAAAAGTATATATTACAATAGAAGGAGAACTTTATGGATCAGGCCATATTATAAAGGAAAAAGGTGAAACTTTTACTGTGGATTAA
- a CDS encoding aromatic acid exporter family protein, translating into MMKYLQSKTVKMALSATIAIIISNYLGLQFGVTSGIIAILSIQDTKKEALLVGGKRIISSTIAILLSYAIYMLLGNNPILFGLFLLIFIPTTKVLKISEGMVIGAVLSTHLLMSTNINLTWIINESKLNAIGIGVAMLFNLYSVSLEDNFEKNKARIEDYFRAILSDMAVSLVTQAVPVYEQEVFLSVEKLIKNTKVMAQIINNNHLFKSNDYYVSYIDMRTIQLEAIKRMQRHFSRFYMKYEQTRILSEFTNDVALNIHEDNDCVELINKLTLLRKDYENMELPKNRTEFENRALLFQFLNDLEDFLIIKKEFKESFQAR; encoded by the coding sequence ATGATGAAATATTTGCAATCTAAAACAGTTAAGATGGCTTTATCAGCAACAATAGCAATAATTATATCAAATTATTTGGGATTACAATTTGGGGTAACCTCAGGCATAATTGCAATACTCAGTATTCAAGATACCAAGAAAGAGGCTCTACTGGTTGGTGGGAAAAGAATAATTTCATCTACTATAGCTATACTCTTATCTTATGCTATTTATATGCTTCTTGGAAATAATCCTATTTTATTTGGATTGTTTCTACTTATCTTTATACCAACAACGAAGGTTTTAAAAATAAGCGAGGGAATGGTTATTGGAGCTGTATTATCAACACATCTTTTAATGAGTACAAATATTAATTTAACTTGGATTATAAATGAGTCCAAGCTAAATGCAATAGGTATTGGAGTTGCAATGTTGTTTAATTTGTATTCCGTATCATTAGAAGATAACTTTGAAAAAAATAAAGCAAGGATAGAAGATTATTTTCGAGCAATATTATCTGATATGGCAGTAAGCTTAGTTACTCAAGCAGTGCCAGTTTATGAACAAGAAGTATTCCTGAGCGTTGAAAAATTAATTAAGAATACTAAAGTCATGGCACAAATAATAAATAACAATCATTTATTTAAGAGTAATGATTATTATGTGAGTTACATAGATATGAGAACAATACAGTTAGAGGCTATAAAAAGAATGCAAAGGCATTTTTCAAGATTTTATATGAAATATGAGCAAACTAGAATATTGTCAGAGTTTACTAATGATGTGGCATTAAATATTCATGAAGACAATGATTGTGTTGAACTCATTAATAAATTAACTTTACTTAGAAAAGATTATGAAAATATGGAGCTACCAAAGAATAGAACTGAATTTGAAAATAGAGCGTTATTATTTCAATTTTTAAATGATTTAGAGGATTTTTTAATTATTAAGAAAGAATTTAAAGAATCTTTTCAAGCCCGATAA
- a CDS encoding PAS domain-containing sensor histidine kinase gives MKYTLKRILEKPFLHSKNNIVTQKKLNSRLEDKLQYAIRIIEYIDLGFVRCSYPDFKIIYMNQKSCNYIQKSYLKAELPSYFIGKNYIDYLPIDEKAKLIMEIENMIQKKDDSVFRHANYIIQGEETFFKIMYRPLFELNDQVKEITIIYIDVTEEMKAKNKIEKTIKMRDELFVNVSHELKTPLNVIFSTNQLIEFYLRNDLFKDNKEKVFSGVSIIKKNCYKLTKLINNIIDSSKIDCGFLKLNLSNENIVEIVEDSIQSVTEHIKSKGINIVFDTNTEEKIIACDAEKIERIILNLISNAIKFTNKDGYIFVNLIDKGNTVEISVEDTGIGIDKKNLDRIFERFHQVDKSLSRNTEGSGIGLALVKSLVEMHGGKISADSNFDKGSVFKIELPAKTVEETESTVQTKPIDNKNDMINIEFSDI, from the coding sequence ATGAAATACACTTTGAAAAGGATTCTTGAAAAGCCATTTTTGCATAGTAAAAACAATATAGTTACTCAAAAAAAATTAAATTCTAGGCTTGAAGATAAATTACAATATGCAATTAGAATAATAGAATATATTGACCTTGGATTTGTAAGATGCTCATACCCAGATTTTAAAATTATATATATGAATCAAAAGAGTTGTAATTATATTCAAAAATCTTATCTTAAAGCAGAGTTGCCATCCTATTTTATAGGAAAAAATTATATTGATTACCTTCCTATAGATGAAAAAGCTAAATTAATTATGGAAATTGAAAATATGATTCAGAAAAAAGATGACTCTGTTTTTCGTCATGCAAATTATATTATCCAAGGAGAGGAAACATTTTTTAAAATTATGTATCGACCTTTATTTGAATTGAATGATCAAGTTAAAGAGATAACTATTATCTATATAGATGTGACCGAAGAGATGAAAGCTAAGAATAAAATTGAAAAAACCATAAAAATGCGGGATGAATTATTTGTGAATGTATCACATGAGCTTAAGACTCCTTTGAATGTGATTTTCAGTACAAATCAATTAATAGAATTTTATTTAAGAAATGATTTATTTAAAGATAATAAGGAAAAAGTATTCAGCGGTGTTAGTATAATTAAAAAAAATTGTTACAAGTTAACAAAGCTTATCAATAATATAATAGATTCATCTAAAATAGATTGCGGATTTTTGAAATTAAATTTATCTAATGAAAATATAGTTGAGATTGTAGAAGATAGTATCCAATCTGTAACAGAACATATTAAAAGCAAGGGGATAAATATTGTTTTTGATACAAATACAGAGGAAAAAATTATTGCCTGTGACGCTGAAAAGATTGAGAGAATTATTCTAAACCTTATTTCTAATGCAATTAAATTCACAAACAAAGATGGTTATATATTTGTAAACTTAATTGATAAAGGCAATACTGTTGAAATATCAGTAGAAGATACTGGAATAGGAATTGATAAAAAAAACTTGGACAGAATATTTGAAAGATTTCATCAAGTTGATAAATCACTTTCACGTAATACTGAAGGAAGTGGCATTGGACTAGCTTTAGTAAAATCACTTGTGGAAATGCATGGAGGTAAAATAAGTGCTGATAGTAACTTTGATAAAGGAAGTGTGTTTAAAATAGAGCTTCCTGCAAAGACTGTAGAAGAAACAGAATCCACTGTGCAAACTAAACCTATTGATAATAAAAATGATATGATTAACATTGAATTTTCTGATATATAG
- a CDS encoding aspartate/glutamate racemase family protein produces MKTIGLIGGMSWESTVTYYQILNNVIKEQLGGLHSAKCVLYSVDFHEIEECQSNGDWVKSAQILSEAARNLEKAGAEFIVICTNTMHKIANQIQETITVPILHIAEVTAQELKKKSITKVALLGTKYTMEQDFYKSKLIENGIEVLIPNIEDIKLINKIIYDELCLGIVSEPSKKIYLDVIDKLTEQGAQGCILGCTEIGLLISQKDTKTPLFDTALIHAEKAALYSIGSTL; encoded by the coding sequence ATGAAGACAATCGGTTTAATTGGCGGAATGAGCTGGGAAAGCACAGTTACATATTATCAAATTTTAAATAATGTTATAAAAGAACAACTTGGTGGATTACATTCTGCAAAATGTGTATTATACAGTGTTGATTTTCATGAAATTGAGGAATGTCAATCAAATGGAGATTGGGTTAAAAGTGCACAGATTCTATCAGAAGCTGCTCGGAATTTAGAAAAAGCAGGTGCTGAATTCATAGTTATATGTACAAATACGATGCATAAAATAGCAAATCAAATTCAAGAAACTATTACAGTTCCTATATTACATATTGCAGAAGTAACAGCACAAGAATTAAAGAAAAAAAGTATTACAAAGGTTGCATTATTAGGAACAAAATATACTATGGAACAAGATTTTTATAAATCTAAATTAATAGAAAATGGAATTGAAGTATTAATACCTAATATAGAAGATATAAAACTTATAAATAAAATTATTTATGATGAATTATGTTTAGGAATTGTATCAGAACCTTCAAAGAAAATCTATCTAGATGTTATAGATAAATTAACTGAGCAAGGTGCACAAGGATGCATATTAGGGTGTACAGAAATTGGATTATTGATTTCACAAAAGGATACAAAAACACCATTGTTTGATACAGCTTTAATCCATGCAGAAAAAGCAGCGTTATATTCCATTGGAAGTACATTATAA
- a CDS encoding YitT family protein, with the protein MKHKHTNILTIISRIFFMVIGSVLVSIGLEIFLIPNNIIDGGMTGISIMASYLTKAPLGIFIFILNLPFVIIGYKQIGKTFALSTIFSVICLSIGVTFLQPVPGITQDTLLATIFGGVTMGVGVGLIIRNGGSLDGTEIIAIILEKSTPFSIGEIVMFFNLFILGSSGFIFGWDRAMYSLIAYFIAFKTIDITVEGLDESKAVIIVSEKNMDISEAIMDRLGRGITLLDGKGAYSGNKTNVIYVVLSRLEIAKLKNIVQGFDEDALITITSVEGKGKRYSKKAIH; encoded by the coding sequence ATGAAACATAAACATACAAATATTTTAACTATTATTAGTAGAATATTTTTTATGGTAATAGGTTCAGTTTTAGTATCTATAGGTCTTGAAATATTCTTAATACCTAACAATATAATTGATGGTGGAATGACAGGAATATCAATTATGGCAAGTTATTTAACAAAAGCTCCACTAGGAATATTCATTTTTATATTAAATTTACCATTTGTTATTATAGGTTATAAGCAAATTGGAAAGACGTTTGCGCTTTCAACTATATTTTCGGTAATATGTTTATCAATTGGTGTAACATTTCTTCAACCTGTTCCTGGTATAACACAGGATACACTTTTAGCAACTATATTTGGTGGAGTTACAATGGGAGTAGGAGTAGGGCTAATTATAAGAAATGGTGGTTCATTAGATGGAACTGAAATAATTGCTATAATACTAGAAAAAAGTACTCCATTTTCTATTGGAGAAATAGTTATGTTCTTTAATCTTTTCATACTTGGAAGTTCAGGTTTTATATTTGGATGGGATAGAGCAATGTATTCATTAATAGCATATTTTATTGCTTTTAAGACAATAGATATTACTGTTGAAGGACTTGATGAATCAAAAGCAGTAATTATTGTATCAGAAAAGAATATGGATATTTCTGAGGCAATAATGGACAGACTTGGAAGAGGAATTACATTGTTAGATGGAAAAGGTGCTTACAGTGGTAATAAAACAAATGTTATATATGTAGTTTTATCAAGACTTGAGATAGCAAAATTAAAAAATATTGTACAGGGATTTGATGAAGATGCATTAATTACAATTACAAGTGTTGAGGGTAAAGGGAAAAGATACTCAAAGAAAGCGATACATTAA
- a CDS encoding AMP-binding protein, translating to MTLLNETIGSYTNKIFKKFEDKEAVVYIEDNRRFTFKKLNFEVDMIAKSLISIGIKKGDHVALLSCNSPEWIIVFLATLKIGAVSVCLSYSSTEEEIDYMLKQSDSTILIVSDKDMIEKVDLEKFTYLKITLKIKTLFNLGFIMSQMKNVLNDDLMNIANDVSQNDLATILYTSGTTGKPKGVMFTHSAVLNGPLSFSKNYGYTSKDTILVTLPLNHILGGKYTALLGLLSGSTIVLMKKFKTDVALKAIETEKCTGFHGVPTMYQYLISKCNSYDLSSLRVGMIAGAVSSETLMKDIMEHLHITELSNTFGQTETLGVTQTPIYDKNHPKVNTVGRPVEHVEIKICDLKTGHTLPPNVEGELCVKSPYSMLGYYNNPIATNVTVIDNWVHTGDIAFIDEDGYLSIKGRIKDVIIRGGENISPTDIENHLIKHSEIENAIIVGIPDETLGEEIVAFIKVKKPSILTKEDIFEFLSGKISKYKFPKHIEFIDTFPLTSTGKIKRNSLKQIAIERINPIVFAEVAIN from the coding sequence ATGACATTACTTAATGAGACTATTGGATCATATACTAATAAAATATTCAAAAAGTTTGAAGACAAAGAAGCTGTAGTGTATATAGAAGATAACAGACGTTTTACATTCAAAAAGCTTAACTTTGAAGTAGATATGATAGCTAAAAGTTTAATATCTATTGGAATAAAGAAAGGTGATCACGTAGCTTTGCTATCATGTAATTCGCCAGAATGGATAATAGTGTTTTTAGCTACATTAAAAATAGGTGCTGTATCCGTCTGCTTAAGCTATTCATCAACTGAGGAAGAAATCGATTATATGCTAAAGCAATCTGATTCAACAATATTAATTGTAAGTGATAAAGATATGATTGAAAAAGTTGATTTAGAGAAATTCACTTATCTTAAAATAACGTTGAAAATAAAAACTTTATTTAACTTAGGTTTTATAATGTCTCAAATGAAGAACGTATTAAATGATGATCTTATGAATATTGCAAATGATGTTTCTCAAAATGATTTGGCTACAATTTTATATACATCAGGAACTACTGGAAAGCCAAAAGGAGTTATGTTTACACATAGTGCTGTTTTAAATGGTCCTCTTTCTTTTAGTAAAAATTATGGTTATACATCAAAAGATACGATTCTAGTTACACTACCATTGAATCATATATTGGGGGGGAAATATACGGCACTTCTTGGACTTCTATCTGGAAGTACAATAGTATTAATGAAAAAATTTAAAACAGACGTTGCGCTTAAAGCAATTGAAACCGAAAAATGTACTGGCTTTCATGGAGTTCCAACAATGTATCAATATTTAATAAGTAAATGTAATTCATATGACTTATCAAGTTTGAGAGTAGGGATGATTGCAGGAGCAGTTTCGTCTGAAACACTTATGAAAGATATAATGGAACATCTTCACATTACTGAATTAAGCAATACTTTTGGACAAACTGAAACTCTTGGAGTAACTCAAACTCCAATTTATGATAAAAATCATCCAAAAGTAAATACTGTTGGTAGACCAGTTGAACATGTGGAGATAAAAATATGTGATTTAAAAACTGGACATACACTTCCACCAAATGTGGAAGGTGAGTTATGTGTAAAAAGTCCTTATAGTATGCTTGGATATTATAATAATCCTATTGCAACAAATGTTACGGTTATAGATAATTGGGTGCATACAGGTGATATTGCATTTATAGATGAAGATGGGTATTTATCTATAAAGGGACGAATAAAAGATGTAATAATTAGAGGTGGAGAAAATATTTCTCCAACAGATATTGAAAATCATCTTATTAAACACTCTGAAATTGAAAATGCAATAATTGTTGGTATTCCAGATGAAACTCTTGGGGAAGAAATAGTTGCTTTTATTAAAGTTAAAAAACCTTCTATCTTAACTAAAGAAGATATATTTGAATTTTTATCTGGGAAAATCTCAAAATATAAATTCCCTAAGCATATAGAATTTATAGATACATTTCCATTAACATCTACTGGGAAAATCAAACGAAATTCACTAAAACAAATTGCAATTGAAAGAATTAATCCTATTGTATTCGCTGAAGTTGCAATTAATTAA
- a CDS encoding 3-oxoacyl-[acyl-carrier-protein] synthase III C-terminal domain-containing protein, with amino-acid sequence MNNILKPNITNIKIRDIEVYHGSEVVDNSRYIDHFKKQGKDITHFLEDVAGRKNRYLIDEKSENSLTMAIESCKKVLEKSNLEGKDIDMIIFSSVLPQYVSPPCSIIIHNTIKGKMECFCQDINLNCAGMTNSLDFIYRYMSANSNVERVLLVGSDFLNFQISPDDDACYGQFGDASCALILERTEEDCGLIDSKVVVHSDGVSDIVFPKCGFSNIFEGKKEDFLASWSVEECPWLETAITSMSNLLKENDLKVSDISMFCLSQYTYKNIEHLREKLDIPEKNSIYIGNTYGYTGTTSPFIALYTAINNGQVRRGDYVMLWTVGAGYIHISVLLKY; translated from the coding sequence ATGAATAATATATTAAAACCAAATATAACTAATATAAAGATAAGAGATATAGAAGTTTATCATGGTTCAGAAGTTGTAGATAATTCGCGCTATATTGATCATTTTAAAAAACAAGGAAAGGATATTACTCACTTTTTAGAAGATGTTGCTGGAAGAAAAAATAGATATTTAATTGATGAAAAAAGCGAAAATAGCCTTACTATGGCAATAGAATCATGTAAGAAAGTTTTGGAAAAATCAAACCTTGAAGGAAAAGATATTGATATGATTATCTTTTCTAGTGTACTTCCTCAATATGTTTCTCCACCATGTTCAATCATAATTCATAATACTATCAAAGGAAAAATGGAGTGCTTTTGTCAAGATATTAATTTAAATTGTGCTGGAATGACAAATTCTCTAGATTTTATTTACCGATATATGTCAGCAAACAGTAATGTTGAGAGAGTTTTACTTGTTGGAAGTGATTTTTTAAATTTTCAAATATCACCTGATGATGATGCTTGTTATGGACAATTTGGGGATGCTTCATGTGCGTTAATACTTGAAAGAACTGAGGAAGACTGTGGATTAATCGATAGTAAAGTTGTTGTTCATTCTGATGGCGTTTCTGATATAGTCTTTCCTAAATGTGGCTTTTCAAATATATTTGAAGGAAAGAAAGAAGATTTTCTAGCCTCTTGGTCTGTAGAAGAATGTCCTTGGTTAGAAACTGCTATAACTAGTATGAGTAATTTATTAAAGGAAAATGACTTAAAAGTAAGTGATATTTCTATGTTTTGTTTATCTCAATATACATATAAAAACATAGAGCATCTTAGAGAAAAACTAGATATACCTGAAAAAAATAGTATATATATAGGTAATACTTATGGCTATACTGGTACAACAAGTCCATTTATTGCATTATATACGGCTATAAATAATGGACAAGTTCGTCGTGGTGACTATGTTATGCTTTGGACTGTTGGAGCTGGTTATATCCATATATCTGTATTACTAAAATATTAA
- a CDS encoding amino acid permease: protein MKKNVEEGQNNELHRSLKARHMNMIAIGGSIGTGLFFASGSAVSTAGPGGALFAYLIMGMVVYLLMTSLGEMSTLLPVSGSFETYASRFVDPALGFTLGWNYWFCWAICVAAELVAGSLIVKFWFPNTNGTIWSIFFLVIIFILNILSAKVYGESEYWFASIKVATIIIFIIVGVLMIFGIVGNNSPGFNNWVLSDGAGRKGPFVGGMLAIINVFLVAGFSFSGTEIVGLAAGESENPQENVPKAIKTVFWRILLFYIGAIIVIAFLIPFTNENLLKSGADSVAYSPFTMVFEKCGLAFAASAMNAVILTSVLSCGNSGLYVASRMLYSLAKEGKAPKFLSKVNKRGVPINALYATTIVASSAFFASLVGDGKIYYILYNASGITAFFAWLGIGICHYRFRKAYIAQGRDLKDLKFKAKFYPYGPIISIIICVVVIFGANIWIFQAETFSWFDFITNYICIPIFICLYFGYKFIKKTKIVPLQECDFEYKEIINK from the coding sequence ATGAAAAAGAATGTTGAAGAAGGGCAAAATAATGAACTTCATAGAAGTTTAAAAGCAAGACATATGAATATGATTGCAATCGGCGGTTCTATAGGGACAGGTCTTTTTTTTGCTAGTGGAAGTGCTGTAAGTACGGCTGGACCAGGGGGAGCCCTCTTTGCATATTTAATTATGGGAATGGTAGTTTATTTACTTATGACATCACTAGGTGAAATGTCAACATTATTGCCAGTTTCAGGTTCCTTTGAAACTTATGCTTCAAGATTTGTTGATCCTGCATTAGGGTTCACGCTTGGATGGAATTATTGGTTTTGTTGGGCAATATGCGTTGCAGCGGAATTAGTTGCAGGATCACTTATAGTTAAGTTTTGGTTTCCCAATACAAATGGTACTATATGGAGTATATTTTTTTTGGTAATAATTTTTATTTTAAATATTTTATCAGCTAAAGTTTATGGTGAAAGTGAATACTGGTTTGCAAGTATTAAGGTGGCAACTATTATTATATTTATAATAGTTGGTGTTCTTATGATATTTGGTATCGTAGGAAATAATTCACCTGGTTTTAATAACTGGGTGCTATCCGATGGTGCTGGCAGGAAGGGTCCCTTTGTTGGTGGCATGCTTGCAATTATAAATGTATTCTTAGTTGCGGGTTTTTCTTTTTCTGGAACAGAAATAGTTGGACTTGCAGCGGGTGAATCTGAAAATCCACAGGAAAATGTACCTAAAGCAATAAAAACAGTTTTTTGGCGTATTTTATTGTTTTATATTGGTGCAATTATAGTAATTGCATTTCTCATTCCATTTACTAATGAAAATCTATTAAAAAGTGGTGCAGATAGTGTAGCATATAGTCCTTTCACTATGGTATTTGAAAAATGTGGACTAGCATTTGCAGCTAGTGCTATGAATGCCGTAATTTTAACTTCAGTATTATCTTGTGGGAATTCTGGACTTTATGTAGCATCGCGTATGTTATATTCTTTAGCAAAGGAAGGCAAGGCACCTAAATTTTTATCAAAAGTAAACAAACGAGGTGTGCCTATAAATGCATTATACGCAACTACTATAGTTGCAAGCTCAGCTTTTTTTGCATCCTTAGTTGGAGATGGAAAGATATATTATATACTTTATAATGCTTCTGGTATAACAGCCTTTTTTGCATGGTTAGGTATAGGAATTTGTCATTATAGGTTTAGAAAAGCATACATAGCTCAAGGCAGAGATTTAAAAGATTTAAAATTTAAAGCAAAGTTTTATCCTTACGGACCAATAATATCTATAATTATATGTGTAGTTGTTATATTTGGAGCTAATATATGGATATTTCAAGCTGAGACATTTAGTTGGTTTGATTTTATCACAAACTATATTTGTATTCCTATATTTATATGTTTGTATTTCGGATATAAATTTATTAAGAAAACAAAAATAGTTCCGCTGCAAGAATGTGATTTTGAATATAAAGAAATAATAAATAAGTAA